Proteins from one Telopea speciosissima isolate NSW1024214 ecotype Mountain lineage chromosome 1, Tspe_v1, whole genome shotgun sequence genomic window:
- the LOC122653624 gene encoding dentin sialophosphoprotein-like: MTALQNHLHQVIDVGGKDFRFTWSREPGDLCDIYEERQSGEDGNGLLVESGCAWRKLNVQRILDESTMNHVKMRSEEAERRLRSRKAIVLDHGNPSVKNQMKTLAAAAVDMNPRRMLPFKPKKEPPFKKRKVESTQVGPLKSSFKQGLPSTTVPKSRLSVSPLPSPPEQSGPSASPFGTGNLTHGHTSGEDAIAPQVVAKENIASSEKEMPIRAAHGVAQDASAHKVGLGATPMDLQSHLIMLLVENPKGMSLKALEKAIGDAIPNSTKKIEPIIKKIATFQAPGRYILKPEVELDSLKKPISESGSSPECIRGQTPVPEKATTEGFEKPGQLSPKLVEESIEMEKTDVQQSSPDIVGDKKLSDNSEGQVGSSSDSGSDSDSESESSDSGSDSGSQSRSVSKSRSPAGSGSGSSSDSESDGSSSSKEGSDVDVDIMTSEDDKEAEHKLQPPELKISDSPSHWKTDTVPEQNEIDEDKQHAPDAAGTAKDLGIDGHENEMADITDLEPKKGELRSSETIPFSSDRDKTQKGQQMSHLGKIANEMQNIVKDVIGHEQSDSFERVSKSKSKRDFEVKPESAKRSKVGMPSQPSAGRRRDALFSDIPHHLSPDRLNQDSHEDHAIQMNDRVGKDGNADTGSQKGHGVAIPGRSISDAHQPGQRSLEISARGKAPDRTDRSNKYVENLGRGLKLSEKNSFVPDESNGSAFRSMHAHEKGSMPRDKVHREKHDEDSCAYEKLMNKNVRESVNGDRSSLLSNMQYRNHVEQVGKSKDAGHMLHPDMGPLPTHNNRSDVEKSPVVNGRGALLRRELSDLELGELREPMPGEESQVVKKQFERKTSFKLSENKLSASDSWNSDFSKGRTVAKASQDSRKQPSPLNSRIGFSSSQEAPFKKRASEDDAEDSMRPQQKAALSQPQQLPGVDRADNEVGPQSNNFVDMGGKSRKNEAYTSKDVGPEGYGSNHKKAPTSAAQQHEPKHTGQAVPTNMIKESKSHKSNSVADVTDRRNGSFWMESNSSNRKRRESSSDEDSCSYSKYDKDEPEFKGPIKDFSQYKEYVQEYREKFGSYCSLNKILETYRNDFHKLGHELEVAKGRDMEGYYNIIEQLKETYRQCGTRHKRLKKIFIVLHEELRQIKQRIKDFALA; the protein is encoded by the exons TGAACCCAAGGAGGATGCTACCTTTCAAGCCAAAAAAGGAGCCTCCATTTAAAAAGCGGAAAGTTGAATCAACTCAAG TTGGTCCTCTTAAGTCTTCTTTTAAACAGGGATTGCCTTCAACAACTGTTCCTAAGAGCAGACTGTCAGTTTCACCCCTACCATCTCCACCTGAGCAATCTGGTCCTTCAGCATCTCCATTTGGAACTGGAAATCTGACACATGGTCATACAAGTGGAGAGGATGCTATTGCCCCCCAAGTGGTAGCGAAAGAGAATATTGCCAGCTCTGAGAAAGAAATGCCCATCAGGGCTGCTCATGGAGTTGCACAGGACGCATCAGCACATAAAGTGGGTTTAGGAGCTACACCAATGGATTTGCAGAGTCATTTGATCATGCTACTTGTGGAGAATCCCAAGGGAATGAGTTTAAAG gccttgGAGAAAGCAATTGGAGACGCAATACCCAACAGTACGAAAAAGATTGAGCCGATTATAAAAAAA ATTGCAACTTTTCAAGCTCCAGGAAGGTATATCTTGAAACCAGAAGTGGAATTGGATAGCCTCAAGAAACCTATATCTGAAAGTGGAAG TTCACCTGAGTGCATCCGTGGTCAAACCCCTGTCCCAGAGAAAGCTACAACTGAAGGATTTGAGAAGCCAGGCCAGTTGAGCCCTAAACTAGTAGAAGAATCAATTGAGATGGAGAAAACCGATGTTCAACAAAGTTCTCCGGATATTGTTGGTGATAAAAAACTTTCTGACAATAGTGAAGGGCAGGTAGGTAGCTCTAGTGACAGTGGAAGCGACAGTGACAGTGAAAGTGAAAGCAGTGACAGTGGAAGTGACAGCGGAAGCCAGAGTAGAAGTGTAAGTAAAAGCAGAAGCCCCGCTggaagtggaagtgggagcagcAGTGATAGTGAAAGTGATGGTTCTTCTAGCAGCAAGGAGGGATCTGATGTGGATGTTGATATTATGACAAGTGAAGATGACAAAGAAGCTGAACATAAGTTGCAACCACCAGAGTTGAAGATCTCTGATTCTCCCAGTCATTGGAAAACTGATACTGTACCTGAGCAAAATGAGATTGACGAAGATAAACAGCATGCACCAGATGCAGCTGGGACTGCTAAGGACTTGGGAATTGATGGTCATGAAAATGAAATGGCTGATATTACTGACTTGGAACCTAAGAAGGGGGAATTAAGATCTTCAGAAACTATTCCCTTTTCTTCAGATCGTGATAAGACACAGAAGGGCCAACAGATGTCCCATCTTGGAAAAATTGCTAATGAAATGCAAAATATAGTGAAGGATGTGATAGGGCATGAACAGTCTGACAGTTTTGAGAGAGTATCCAAATCCAAGTCAAAAAGGGACTTTGAGGTGAAACCTGAAAGTGCAAAAAGGTCTAAAGTGGGAATGCCATCTCAACCATCAGCTGGGAGGAGAAGGGATGCTCTGTTCTCCGACATTCCCCATCATTTATCTCCTGATAGGTTGAACCAGGATTCTCACGAGGACCATGCCATACAGATGAATGACAGAGTTGGTAAGGATGGGAATGCAGATACTGGTTCACAAAAAGGGCACGGCGTGGCAATACCTGGGAGATCTATTTCTGATGCCCACCAGCCAGGTCAAAGATCTCTCGAAATCAGTGCTCGGGGAAAGGCTCCAGACAGGACGGATAGATCCAACAAATATGTAGAGAACTTGGGGCGTGGTCTTAAACTATCTGAAAAGAATTCTTTTGTCCCCGATGAATCGAATGGGTCTGCTTTCAGGAGCATGCATGCACATGAAAAGGGTTCCATGCCTAGAGACAAAGTGCATAGAGAAAAACATGATGAAGATAGTTGTGCTTATGAGAAATTAATGAACAAAAATGTCCGGGAAAGTGTTAATGGTGACAGATCTTCATTGCTGTCCAACATGCAGTACAGGAACCATGTTGAACAAGTGGGGAAGTCCAAGGATGCAGGCCATATGTTGCACCCAGACATGGGGCCTCTCCCTACACATAACAATAGGAGTGATGTAGAAAAATCCCCAGTTGTCAATGGAAGAGGGGCTTTACTGAGAAGGGAGCTTTCAGATTTGGAGTTGGGTGAACTTCGTGAGCCCATGCCTGGGGAGGAATCACAGGTGGTCAAGAAGCAGTTTGAAAGAAAAACTTCTTTCAAACTGTCCGAAAATAAACTAAGTGCTTCAGATAGTTGGAATTCAGATTTCAGTAAAGGACGAACAGTGGCAAAGGCAAGTCAGGACTCGAGAAAGCAGCCATCCCCACTTAACTCAAGAATTGGGTTTTCTAGTAGCCAAGAAGCCCCATTTAAGAAAAGGGCCTCAGAAGATGATGCTGAAGATTCTATGAGGCCTCAGCAGAAGGCTGCACTCTCTCAGCCTCAGCAGTTACCGGGAGTAGATCGTGCGGACAATGAAGTTGGACCCCAGTCAAATAACTTTGTGGATATGGGTGGAAAATCTAGGAAGAATGAGGCTTACACGAGCAAGGACGTTGGTCCGGAAGGCTATGGAAGCAATCATAAGAAGGCACCTACAAGTGCAGCACAACAGCATGAGCCTAAACACACAGGACAAGCAGTGCCTACCAACATGATCAAAGAAAGTAAATCCCATAAGTCTAACTCAGTGGCAGATGTAACTGATAGAAGGAATGGTTCCTTTTGGATGGAAAGCAATAGCAGCAATCGTAAGAGGAGGGAATCTTCTTCAGATGAAGATAGTTGTTCTTATTCTAAGTATGACAAAGACGAACCGGAGTTCAAAGGACCAATAAAAGATTTCTCACA ATATAAGGAATACGTCCAAGAGTACCGTGAGAAATTTGGGAGTTACTGCTCTTTAAACAAGATCCTAGAGACTTACAG GAATGACTTCCATAAACTGGGACATGAACTTGAAGTTGCAAAAGGTCGGGATATGGAGGGATATTATAACATCATAGAGCAGTTGAAGGAAACGTATCGCCAATGTGGAACG AGGCATAAACGGCTAAAGAAGATATTTATTGTGCTTCATGAAGAACTAAGG CAAATCAAGCAGAGAATAAAAGATTTTGCACTGGCATAA